The DNA window AGCATCAATATTTTAAATTGCGGAGGTAAATTTATCAATACAGCTGCCATAATATGCGAATATAATCCATTCCACAACGGACACATGCTGCAGATCAAAAAGATAAGGGAGCTGTTTCCGGACAAAGCCATTTTATGCCTGATGAGCGGCAATTTCGTTCAGCGGGCCGAGGTAGCCGTGGCAGATAAATATACGCGCGCCAAATGCGCCGCCGAATGCGGAGCCAATCTTGTATTGGAGCTGCCTTTTCCGTTTTCAATGATGTCGGCCGAAGGCTTCGCCGCGGCAGGCATATCGATTTTAAACAGAATTCCGGGCGTTGACACTCTTGTGTTCGGAGCGGAAAACGATGATTCCGAGCATTTGATGGAATGTGCTAAAATTCTGATTTCACCATTATTTAAAGAAGTGCTACATAGTGAGCTTGAGAAAAACCCTTCTTTGTCATATCCGGCCGTTCGGCAGCTCGCCGCGGAACTGATAACAGGAAAAAGCTTTGATATGATGAAAAAGCCAAATAACATTCTTGCAATCGAATACTGCAAAGCGATCATTAACTCCGGCTCTGTCATAATGCCGGCAGTCCATGCAAGAAGCGGACCCGATTATTATTCTCTATCCCCTGATGAGGGTATATCATCGGCAACTTATATAAGGCACCTGCTTTCATCTGCGGAGCTTTCCGGCGGAGACGGGAAAAATTGTTCTGATATCATATCAAGATTCGTTCCGGCAGAGACACTTCCCATATTGGACGAGGCCTATAAAAAAGGTTTATTTCCGACCTTTGCCGACTCGCTTGACAAACTCATCTTATTCACGGCAAGAACTCAGACGCCGGATAAGCTGAAAGAAGTATATTCCTGCGATTCGCTGGAGTACCTTATTATTAAGAATGCGCATTCCTGTTCGACAGTTAAAGAACTGATCGATGAGACGCGTTCAAAAAGATTCACAGAGTCGCGTGTTCGCAGAGCTGTGTTGTCAGTATTGCTTAACATATCACGCCGCGTCGTCAATGAAACTCCGTCATACACCGTTGTTCTCGCCGCCGATATCACAGGCAGAAAAATTCTGCACTCCATTAAAAAGGCCGAAGGGCTTCATGTGTTTACCAAGCCGGCTCATGCGTTGAGATCAAAAGATCCGAATGTATCCTTTCAAGCCGTACGCGCGTTCAACGCTGATTCTACATATACGCTCGCCTGCAAAGGATCGCTGGTCGGCGATTACTTCACAAAATGCGGACCTTTCGTAAAATGAAAATTAAAGATTATCAATCAGGAGATCATCTATATGCTGGAATATAAAATTTCCGAATACTCTGTATACGGCAAATGCCTTTTCGTTAAATTTGGCGCGGTAGAGCTGATTTCCGGGCTTGCTCTTGGACCGCGTATATTATCCTTGAAGCTCGGCGGCGGGCAGAATGTTTTCTACAATGATGTGGATTTTAAAACTCATCAGGACGGCGATGTATTCAAAGCTGTGTTCGGCAAAGATTCATTCTGGAGACTTTACGGTGGTCACAGGCTTTGGGCTTCTCCGGAAATAATGCCTGTCACATATTATCCGGACAACGATCAAATTGAATATAATATAAACGGCAATACCCTGTCGCTTTCGCAGAGAACACAGCGTGTAACTGGTATGAAGCTCGATATTTCACTGAAATTCGGATATGAGAAAAACGAAAACTCCATTCTCGTATCTCACAGAATTGAAAATACGCTTGATGAGCAAAAGAAAATAACGGCATGGGCGCTTTCTGTTATGGCGCCGGGCGGCCGCGCCGAAATTCCCGCGCCGGAGATAAAATCCGGGCTTCTTCCTAACCGCGCCATCGCAATGTGGCCTTACGCTTCGCTTGACGATCCGCGCCTTTCTCTGTCAGGCGGAAATATTTCAGTGGGCTTTGATAAAAATAAAGAGCCGTTCAAGCTCGGCGCGACCAATCTTTGCGGCCTCTGCCGTTATTACGCGCCTGATAAAACTATATTCGAGAAAGCTTCGCCGTTTATCGCCGATGCCGAATATCCCGATTTCGGATGCTCGTGTGAAATTTATACCTGCCCCGATTTTACAGAACTTGAAACGCTGTCTCCGCTTTACACCTTAAAAAAAGGTGAATCAATAATCCACAACGAAATATGGACCCTTTCAAAATAAGAACGCATATCAATTTGCTTATGTGAAACAGCATCCCGAACCGCATCGCGGTTCGGGATGCTGTTTTCATGCCTTGCATTGCTGACTGTGTTTATTATATAGGGTATATATGCAATCGTTATAAAGCTTGATTTCCCGTTATATAATAAATAATTATATTATAATCTCCGAA is part of the Oscillospiraceae bacterium genome and encodes:
- a CDS encoding nucleotidyltransferase family protein, coding for MSAFLTTTGYYTIIRILLQYFFIIYSINILNCGGKFINTAAIICEYNPFHNGHMLQIKKIRELFPDKAILCLMSGNFVQRAEVAVADKYTRAKCAAECGANLVLELPFPFSMMSAEGFAAAGISILNRIPGVDTLVFGAENDDSEHLMECAKILISPLFKEVLHSELEKNPSLSYPAVRQLAAELITGKSFDMMKKPNNILAIEYCKAIINSGSVIMPAVHARSGPDYYSLSPDEGISSATYIRHLLSSAELSGGDGKNCSDIISRFVPAETLPILDEAYKKGLFPTFADSLDKLILFTARTQTPDKLKEVYSCDSLEYLIIKNAHSCSTVKELIDETRSKRFTESRVRRAVLSVLLNISRRVVNETPSYTVVLAADITGRKILHSIKKAEGLHVFTKPAHALRSKDPNVSFQAVRAFNADSTYTLACKGSLVGDYFTKCGPFVK